From the genome of Muricauda sp. SCSIO 64092, one region includes:
- a CDS encoding MlaD family protein gives MRLSREVKTGILVLLGILALIMGFSYLKSSSIFDHSRTFYAVYDRVGGLQTGTQVSLNGLVVGNVTGIRFKDNSGKLLVTFVVNNDFEFSINSKVELFDTGIIGGKGLQVIPAFDGARNAQSGDTLMSSTKPGLTELVQQKLTPLQMSLESTFTDADTLLTNINSILDNRTKKELQESIAGLNDLIRTFKGSASKLNSFLEENGEGLDSTMKNVNTITTNLSKISDSLANAGLGKTMADLQNTISSLNNILGKIERGEGTLGKMANNEELYTNLTEVSRELDLLLQDFRLNPKRYVNVSVFGKKQKEYKVPEDDPASKQ, from the coding sequence TTGAGATTATCCAGGGAAGTAAAGACAGGAATTTTGGTATTGTTGGGAATTCTTGCGCTAATAATGGGCTTTAGTTATCTAAAGTCCTCTTCAATTTTTGACCATTCGAGAACCTTCTATGCCGTTTACGATCGTGTCGGTGGACTCCAAACGGGGACACAGGTATCACTTAACGGATTGGTAGTAGGTAATGTGACCGGGATTCGGTTCAAGGACAATTCCGGGAAGTTATTGGTGACCTTTGTGGTGAACAATGATTTCGAATTCTCCATAAATAGTAAGGTGGAACTTTTTGACACAGGAATTATTGGGGGAAAGGGACTTCAGGTAATTCCGGCCTTTGATGGTGCCAGAAATGCGCAGTCCGGGGATACATTGATGTCCTCCACCAAACCGGGACTCACGGAATTGGTACAACAAAAATTGACCCCGCTACAAATGAGCTTGGAAAGCACCTTTACGGATGCGGATACCCTTTTGACCAATATCAATAGCATTTTGGATAATAGGACCAAAAAGGAACTTCAGGAAAGTATAGCTGGTCTCAACGATTTGATAAGAACCTTTAAGGGAAGTGCTTCCAAATTAAATTCCTTTCTGGAGGAGAACGGGGAAGGATTGGATAGTACAATGAAAAATGTAAATACCATAACAACAAACCTTTCCAAGATTTCCGATTCTTTGGCAAATGCCGGACTTGGAAAAACCATGGCGGACCTTCAGAACACCATTTCGAGTTTGAATAACATTCTTGGGAAAATTGAGAGGGGAGAAGGAACTTTGGGAAAAATGGCAAATAATGAAGAGTTGTACACCAATCTCACGGAAGTTTCCAGGGAATTGGATCTACTCTTACAGGATTTTCGGTTAAACCCAAAGCGTTATGTGAATGTTTCGGTCTTTGGCAAAAAACAAAAAGAGTATAAGGTGCCGGAGGACGATCCCGCCAGTAAACAATAG